A stretch of Brevundimonas naejangsanensis DNA encodes these proteins:
- the rpsL gene encoding 30S ribosomal protein S12, translating to MPTINQLIRKPRKPKPVRNKVPALEGSPQRRGVCTRVYTTTPKKPNSALRKVAKVRLAKNGVEAVCYIPGEGHNLQEHSVVLIRGGRVKDLPGVRYHILRGVLDTQGVKDRKQRRSHYGAKRPK from the coding sequence ATGCCCACGATCAACCAGCTGATCCGCAAGCCCCGCAAGCCGAAACCGGTCCGCAACAAGGTCCCGGCCCTGGAGGGTTCGCCCCAGCGCCGCGGCGTCTGCACCCGCGTCTACACCACGACCCCGAAGAAGCCGAACTCGGCTCTGCGTAAGGTCGCCAAGGTCCGTCTGGCCAAGAACGGCGTCGAAGCCGTGTGCTACATCCCCGGCGAAGGCCACAACCTGCAGGAGCACTCGGTCGTGCTGATCCGCGGCGGCCGCGTGAAGGACTTGCCCGGCGTTCGCTACCACATTCTGCGCGGCGTGCTCGACACCCAGGGCGTCAAGGACCGCAAGCAGCGTCGTTCGCACTACGGCGCCAAGCGTCCGAAGTGA
- the rpsG gene encoding 30S ribosomal protein S7, whose product MSRRHRAQKREVLPDPKFGDLVVTKFMNYVMYEGKKAVAENIVYGAFDILAEKKKEQTAVETFHAALDNVAPAVEVRSRRVGGATYQVPVEVRPDRRRALAIRWLVNAARNRGENTMTEKLAAELLDASNNRGTAVKKREDTHKMAEANRAFSHYRW is encoded by the coding sequence ATGTCGCGTCGTCACCGCGCCCAGAAGCGTGAAGTTCTGCCGGATCCGAAGTTCGGAGACCTGGTGGTCACCAAGTTCATGAACTACGTCATGTACGAAGGTAAGAAGGCCGTCGCCGAGAACATCGTCTATGGCGCCTTCGACATCCTGGCCGAAAAGAAGAAGGAGCAGACCGCGGTCGAGACCTTCCACGCCGCCCTGGACAACGTCGCTCCGGCGGTCGAAGTTCGTTCGCGTCGCGTCGGCGGCGCCACCTATCAGGTGCCGGTCGAGGTCCGTCCGGACCGTCGTCGCGCCCTGGCCATCCGTTGGCTGGTCAACGCCGCTCGCAACCGCGGCGAAAACACCATGACGGAAAAGCTGGCCGCCGAGCTGCTGGACGCCTCGAACAACCGCGGCACCGCGGTCAAGAAGCGCGAAGACACCCACAAGATGGCCGAAGCCAACCGCGCCTTCAGCCACTACCGCTGGTAA
- the fusA gene encoding elongation factor G, whose product MPRTHKIEDYRNFGIMAHIDAGKTTTTERILFYTGKNHKMGETHDGSATMDWMDQEQERGITITSAATTAFWKEKRLNIIDTPGHVDFTIEVERSLRVLDGAVTVLDGNAGVEPQTETVWRQADKYNVPRIVFVNKMDKIGADFEKSVESIRDRLGAKAVPIQLPIGSEANLKGVIDLVEMKALVWETDQVGANADVRDIPADLADAAAAARQYLVDNAVEIDDEAMESYLGGEEPSVEVLKRCIRKAVISGAFYPILCGSAFKNKGVQPLLDAVVDYLPSPVDIPAIPGLDFKTEEPVSRKASDDEPLSVLAFKIMDDPFVGSITFCRVYSGTMETGQSLLNSSRDKRERVGRMLQMHSNNREDIKIAYAGDIVALAGLKETRTGDTLCDPLKSPVILEKMEFPAPVIEIAVEPKTKADQEKLGVALAKLAGEDPSFTVSTDHESGQTILKGMGELHLDIKIDILKRTYKVEATIGAPQVAYRESISRKVEIDYTHKKQTGGTGQFARVKLVFEPGEPGSDFVFESAIVGGAVPKEYIPGVEKGLKSAKENGLLAGFPVIDVKATLIDGAFHDVDSSVLAFEIASRAAFRELREKGGPKLLEPIMAVEVVTPEEYLGSIIGDLNGRRGMIQGQDMRGNAVVVHAFVPLANMFGYVNTLRGMSQGRAQFTMQYDHYEAVPQHVADEVIKKYA is encoded by the coding sequence ATGCCCCGCACGCATAAAATCGAAGACTACCGCAACTTCGGCATCATGGCCCACATCGACGCGGGCAAGACGACGACGACCGAGCGGATCCTGTTCTACACCGGCAAGAACCATAAGATGGGCGAGACGCACGACGGCTCGGCCACCATGGACTGGATGGACCAGGAGCAGGAACGCGGCATCACCATCACCTCGGCCGCGACGACCGCCTTCTGGAAAGAGAAGCGCCTCAACATCATCGACACCCCCGGCCACGTGGACTTCACCATCGAGGTCGAGCGTTCGCTGCGCGTCCTCGACGGCGCCGTGACCGTGCTGGACGGCAACGCCGGCGTCGAGCCGCAGACGGAAACCGTCTGGCGCCAGGCTGACAAGTACAACGTTCCGCGCATCGTCTTCGTCAACAAGATGGACAAGATCGGCGCCGACTTCGAGAAGTCGGTGGAGTCGATCCGCGACCGCCTGGGCGCCAAGGCTGTGCCGATCCAGCTGCCGATCGGCTCGGAGGCCAACCTCAAGGGCGTGATCGACCTGGTCGAGATGAAGGCCCTGGTTTGGGAAACCGATCAGGTCGGCGCCAACGCCGACGTGCGCGACATCCCGGCCGACCTGGCCGACGCCGCCGCCGCGGCCCGCCAGTACCTGGTCGACAACGCCGTCGAGATCGACGACGAGGCCATGGAATCCTACCTCGGCGGCGAAGAGCCCTCGGTTGAAGTGCTGAAGCGCTGCATCCGCAAGGCCGTCATCAGCGGCGCTTTCTACCCGATCCTGTGCGGCTCGGCCTTCAAGAACAAGGGCGTGCAGCCCCTTCTGGACGCCGTCGTCGACTACCTGCCGTCGCCGGTCGATATCCCGGCCATTCCGGGCCTCGACTTCAAGACGGAAGAGCCGGTTTCGCGCAAGGCGTCGGACGACGAGCCCCTGTCGGTCCTGGCGTTCAAGATCATGGACGACCCCTTCGTCGGCTCGATCACCTTCTGCCGCGTCTATTCGGGCACGATGGAGACCGGCCAGTCGCTGCTGAACTCGTCGCGTGACAAACGCGAGCGCGTCGGCCGCATGCTGCAGATGCACTCCAACAACCGCGAAGACATCAAGATCGCCTACGCTGGCGACATCGTGGCCCTGGCCGGCCTCAAGGAAACCCGCACCGGCGACACCCTGTGCGACCCGCTGAAGTCGCCGGTCATCCTCGAGAAGATGGAATTCCCGGCCCCGGTGATCGAGATCGCCGTCGAGCCCAAGACCAAGGCCGACCAGGAGAAGCTGGGCGTCGCCCTGGCCAAGCTGGCTGGTGAAGACCCGTCCTTCACCGTCTCGACCGACCACGAGTCGGGCCAGACGATCCTGAAGGGCATGGGCGAGCTGCACCTGGACATCAAGATCGATATCCTGAAGCGCACCTACAAGGTCGAAGCCACCATCGGCGCCCCGCAGGTCGCCTATCGTGAATCGATCAGCCGCAAGGTCGAGATCGACTACACCCACAAGAAGCAGACCGGCGGTACGGGCCAGTTCGCCCGCGTCAAGCTGGTGTTCGAGCCGGGCGAGCCGGGTTCGGACTTCGTCTTCGAGTCGGCCATCGTCGGCGGCGCCGTGCCCAAGGAATACATCCCGGGCGTGGAAAAGGGTCTGAAGTCGGCCAAGGAAAACGGCCTGCTGGCCGGCTTCCCCGTCATCGACGTCAAGGCGACCCTGATCGACGGCGCCTTCCACGACGTGGACTCCTCGGTGCTGGCGTTCGAAATCGCTTCGCGCGCCGCCTTCCGCGAACTGCGTGAGAAGGGCGGGCCGAAGCTGCTCGAGCCGATCATGGCCGTCGAGGTCGTGACCCCGGAAGAGTACCTGGGTTCGATCATCGGCGACCTGAACGGCCGTCGCGGCATGATCCAGGGGCAGGACATGCGCGGCAACGCCGTGGTCGTCCACGCCTTCGTGCCGCTGGCCAACATGTTCGGCTATGTGAACACCCTGCGCGGCATGTCTCAGGGCCGCGCCCAGTTCACCATGCAGTACGACCACTACGAAGCGGTGCCGCAACACGTCGCCGACGAAGTGATCAAGAAGTACGCCTAA
- the tuf gene encoding elongation factor Tu: MAKEKFERTKPHCNIGTIGHVDHGKTTLTAAISMTLSKAGGGKAMNYADIDNAPEEKARGITINTSHVEYETENRHYAHVDCPGHADYVKNMITGAAQMDGAILVCSAADGPMPQTREHILLSRQVGVPALVVFLNKVDMVDDEELLELVEMEVRELLSSYQFPGDDIPVIKGSALAAVEDRDPQIGAERILELMAAVDAYIPQPERPVDMPFLMPVEDVFSISGRGTVVTGRVERGIVKVGEEVEIVGIRPVQKTTCTGVEMFRKLLDQGQAGDNVGVLLRGTKREDVERGQVLCKPGSITPHTKFVAEAYILTKEEGGRHTPFFTNYRPQFYFRTTDVTGIVKLKEGVEMIMPGDNAELDVELITPIAMEEKLRFAIREGGRTVGAGVVAKIVE, from the coding sequence ATGGCCAAGGAAAAGTTCGAACGCACCAAGCCGCACTGCAACATCGGCACGATCGGCCACGTTGACCACGGCAAGACGACGCTGACGGCGGCGATCTCGATGACGCTGTCGAAGGCCGGCGGCGGCAAGGCGATGAACTACGCCGACATCGACAACGCGCCGGAAGAGAAGGCGCGCGGCATCACCATCAACACCTCGCACGTCGAGTATGAGACGGAAAACCGTCACTACGCTCACGTCGACTGCCCGGGCCACGCCGACTACGTGAAGAACATGATCACGGGCGCGGCTCAGATGGACGGCGCGATCCTGGTGTGCTCGGCCGCTGACGGCCCGATGCCGCAGACCCGCGAGCACATCCTGCTGTCGCGTCAGGTCGGCGTTCCGGCCCTGGTGGTGTTCCTGAACAAGGTCGACATGGTCGACGACGAGGAGCTGCTCGAGCTGGTCGAGATGGAAGTTCGCGAACTTCTGTCGTCCTACCAGTTCCCGGGCGACGACATTCCGGTGATCAAGGGCTCGGCCCTGGCCGCGGTCGAAGACCGTGACCCGCAGATCGGCGCCGAGCGCATCCTGGAGCTGATGGCGGCGGTCGACGCCTACATCCCGCAGCCGGAACGTCCGGTCGACATGCCGTTCCTGATGCCGGTCGAAGACGTGTTCTCGATCTCGGGCCGCGGCACCGTCGTCACGGGTCGCGTCGAGCGCGGCATCGTCAAGGTCGGTGAAGAAGTCGAGATCGTCGGCATCCGTCCGGTTCAGAAGACGACCTGCACGGGCGTCGAAATGTTCCGCAAGCTGCTGGACCAGGGCCAGGCCGGCGACAACGTGGGCGTGCTGCTGCGCGGCACCAAGCGTGAAGACGTCGAGCGCGGCCAGGTGCTGTGCAAGCCGGGTTCGATCACCCCGCATACCAAGTTCGTGGCCGAGGCCTACATCCTGACCAAGGAAGAAGGCGGCCGTCACACGCCGTTCTTCACGAACTACCGCCCGCAGTTCTACTTCCGCACGACCGACGTGACCGGCATCGTGAAGCTGAAGGAAGGCGTGGAAATGATCATGCCGGGCGACAACGCCGAGCTGGACGTCGAGCTGATCACCCCGATCGCCATGGAAGAGAAGCTGCGCTTCGCCATCCGTGAAGGCGGCCGCACCGTCGGCGCCGGCGTCGTGGCCAAGATCGTCGAGTAA
- a CDS encoding GNAT family N-acetyltransferase, translated as MSGHLTSEMRDLAELSEQEKAQWNDWARGDPALSSPYFRVEFAQSAARFSPGSAVAVFKRDGETVGYYPHQRRGATIQPLAAPMSDYHGVIGPREAKPTLAEAAALMQARRFAVSAWVGQAPTGALRDESILSEVAEGGYAAWYAARRRAFPKYFKDKERARRGLDAAFGSVEFEVGLRDHDLLDGLIRQKSAQYVRTGRHDIFACGWTAQVLHALMDADGEDGFGGSLAVLRVDGRVGAVEYSLHAGRTFHMWFPAYSADLARWAPGILLSMETIRIASERGYREFDYGVGGGNAYKKHFSDRTAPVAEITLRQPGLGAALTAAGSAMTQAVGADRAGRIRDSLRRRWAVIEACETHPLARLKGAGRAGLAALGKARGRAALKA; from the coding sequence ATGTCGGGTCATTTGACATCGGAAATGCGCGACCTGGCCGAGTTGTCGGAACAGGAAAAGGCGCAGTGGAACGATTGGGCGCGCGGGGATCCGGCCCTGTCGAGCCCGTACTTTCGCGTGGAGTTCGCCCAGTCTGCCGCACGGTTCAGTCCGGGGTCGGCCGTTGCCGTGTTCAAGCGGGATGGCGAGACTGTCGGCTATTATCCACATCAGAGGCGGGGGGCGACGATCCAGCCCCTGGCGGCGCCGATGAGCGACTATCACGGGGTGATCGGCCCGCGCGAGGCCAAGCCGACCCTGGCCGAGGCCGCGGCGTTGATGCAGGCGCGGAGGTTCGCCGTCAGCGCCTGGGTCGGCCAAGCGCCGACAGGCGCGCTGAGGGACGAGAGCATACTCTCGGAGGTGGCCGAGGGGGGCTATGCCGCATGGTACGCCGCGCGCCGCCGAGCCTTCCCCAAATACTTCAAGGACAAGGAGCGCGCCCGGCGTGGGCTGGACGCGGCCTTCGGTTCGGTGGAGTTCGAGGTGGGGCTGCGCGACCATGACCTGCTGGACGGACTGATCCGCCAGAAGAGCGCGCAATACGTCCGCACCGGGCGGCACGACATCTTCGCCTGCGGCTGGACGGCCCAGGTGCTGCACGCCCTGATGGACGCGGACGGCGAGGACGGCTTCGGCGGGTCGCTGGCTGTTCTGCGGGTCGACGGCCGGGTCGGCGCCGTGGAATATTCCCTGCACGCAGGCCGCACCTTCCACATGTGGTTCCCGGCCTATTCGGCCGATCTGGCGCGCTGGGCGCCCGGCATATTGCTGAGCATGGAGACGATCCGGATCGCCTCGGAGCGAGGCTATCGCGAGTTCGACTACGGCGTCGGCGGGGGCAACGCCTACAAGAAGCACTTCAGCGATCGGACCGCGCCCGTGGCCGAGATCACGCTGCGGCAGCCCGGCCTAGGCGCGGCTCTGACCGCAGCGGGATCGGCGATGACGCAGGCGGTCGGCGCTGACCGGGCGGGACGAATCCGCGACAGCCTGCGCCGCCGCTGGGCGGTCATCGAGGCGTGCGAGACGCATCCGCTGGCGCGGCTGAAGGGCGCGGGACGCGCCGGACTGGCCGCCCTCGGCAAGGCGCGCGGCCGCGCCGCCCTCAAGGCTTGA
- a CDS encoding cupin-like domain-containing protein yields MTERRTRYPGPIAAAAVHPHGLVAQGFAEDAALAAVLDRYPADLFDINLYDYDDEGQVSLRTGARGRLDGGQLLEAIQQGRLWVNMRDVERGWPELWRATMAEFDRVMGDAYPGLKAASRNGQLILSSPKARVPYHFDASGVILFHLRGRKRLFVFPGDEAHLPERSMEQVIARQTTEEIPYVRAFEQDAQAIDLEPGQALTWPFFAPHRVENLDRFCVSLSVDFQTWASRFRRGALYTNAVLRSRGGTPRSTDRMGQAELAARWAASVLLKRTGALKSRLEGFERDFEPDVGAVDGAGRLSVDPAGGQG; encoded by the coding sequence ATGACTGAACGCAGGACGCGCTATCCCGGCCCGATCGCGGCGGCGGCGGTGCATCCGCACGGCCTGGTCGCCCAGGGTTTCGCCGAGGACGCGGCGCTGGCCGCCGTGCTGGACCGCTATCCGGCCGACCTCTTCGACATCAATCTGTATGACTACGACGACGAGGGCCAGGTCTCCCTGCGCACCGGCGCGCGGGGGCGGTTGGACGGCGGCCAGCTGCTGGAGGCGATCCAGCAGGGGCGCCTGTGGGTCAATATGCGCGACGTCGAGCGCGGCTGGCCCGAGCTGTGGCGGGCGACCATGGCCGAGTTCGACCGGGTCATGGGCGACGCCTATCCCGGACTGAAGGCGGCCAGCCGCAACGGCCAGCTGATCCTGTCCTCGCCCAAGGCGCGCGTGCCCTATCACTTCGACGCGTCCGGGGTGATCCTGTTTCACTTGCGCGGCCGCAAGCGGCTGTTCGTGTTTCCCGGCGACGAGGCCCACCTGCCGGAACGCAGCATGGAGCAGGTGATCGCCCGTCAGACGACTGAGGAAATTCCCTACGTCCGCGCCTTCGAGCAGGACGCCCAGGCGATCGACCTAGAGCCCGGCCAGGCGCTGACCTGGCCCTTCTTCGCGCCGCATCGGGTCGAGAACCTGGATCGGTTCTGCGTCTCCCTGTCGGTGGATTTCCAGACCTGGGCCTCGCGGTTCAGGCGGGGCGCGCTCTACACCAACGCCGTGCTGCGCAGCCGGGGCGGGACGCCGCGCTCGACCGACCGGATGGGGCAGGCGGAGCTGGCCGCGCGCTGGGCGGCGTCGGTGCTGCTGAAACGGACCGGCGCGCTGAAGAGCCGCCTGGAGGGGTTCGAGCGGGACTTCGAGCCCGATGTCGGCGCCGTGGACGGCGCCGGGCGGCTGAGCGTCGATCCTGCGGGGGGCCAAGGTTAA
- a CDS encoding GIN domain-containing protein: MKPAVSAAAALSVLAASAVLAAPAMAQDVEIRHAVARVIVIPEDRTDVAVEITQGTSGLPQLQVDRRGGKVRIDGGLGLTRGFGFGADEIRSCRSGAAEARQPGEGASAQVRRIGWVRLEDAPLIVLRTPRDVDVSGSGAVFGAVGRGARSVDLGNAGCGAWTVANVEGAVDLSVGGSGSIRAGSSQTLSASVGGSGSIYAGSTGALAANVGGSGAIDVARVDGDAKVAIGGSGDVRIRGGQASRLAVSIGGSGDVRFDGQAGDVSVSIAGSGDVQVAEATGRVSRSVVGSGTLRIGR; this comes from the coding sequence ATGAAGCCCGCTGTATCCGCCGCCGCCGCCCTGTCCGTCCTGGCCGCATCGGCCGTTCTGGCCGCGCCGGCCATGGCCCAGGATGTCGAGATTCGCCACGCCGTGGCCCGAGTCATCGTGATTCCGGAAGACCGGACCGACGTGGCCGTGGAGATCACCCAGGGGACGTCCGGCCTGCCGCAACTGCAGGTCGATCGCCGCGGCGGCAAGGTGCGCATCGACGGCGGCCTGGGGCTGACGCGCGGCTTCGGCTTCGGCGCCGACGAGATCCGCAGCTGCCGCAGCGGGGCGGCCGAAGCGCGCCAGCCGGGCGAGGGGGCCTCGGCCCAGGTCCGGCGCATCGGCTGGGTCCGGCTGGAGGACGCGCCGCTGATCGTGCTGCGGACGCCTCGCGATGTCGACGTCAGCGGCAGCGGGGCGGTGTTCGGCGCGGTCGGGCGGGGCGCGCGCTCGGTCGATCTGGGCAACGCAGGCTGCGGCGCCTGGACGGTGGCCAATGTCGAGGGCGCTGTCGATCTGTCGGTGGGGGGCTCGGGCTCGATCCGGGCGGGCAGTTCGCAGACGCTGTCGGCCTCCGTCGGCGGTTCGGGTTCGATCTACGCCGGGTCGACGGGAGCTCTGGCGGCCAATGTCGGCGGTTCGGGCGCGATCGACGTGGCGCGGGTGGACGGCGATGCGAAGGTCGCCATCGGCGGATCCGGCGACGTGCGGATTCGCGGCGGCCAGGCTTCGCGGCTGGCGGTCTCCATCGGCGGTTCGGGCGACGTGCGGTTCGACGGCCAGGCGGGCGACGTCTCTGTCTCCATCGCCGGCTCGGGCGACGTGCAGGTGGCCGAGGCTACGGGCCGGGTATCGCGCTCGGTCGTCGGTTCGGGGACTCTGCGGATCGGCCGCTGA
- the rpsJ gene encoding 30S ribosomal protein S10, whose translation MDQSIRIRLKAFDHRVLDFSTREIVNTAKRTGATVRGPIPLPTLIEKFTVNRSPHVDKKSREQFEIRTHKRVLDIVDPTPQTVDALMKLDLSAGVDVEIKI comes from the coding sequence ATGGATCAAAGCATCCGCATCAGGCTCAAGGCCTTCGATCATCGCGTCCTCGACTTTTCGACGCGCGAAATCGTCAACACCGCCAAGCGCACCGGGGCGACCGTTCGTGGTCCGATCCCGCTGCCGACCCTGATCGAAAAGTTCACCGTGAACCGCTCGCCGCACGTCGACAAGAAGTCGCGCGAGCAGTTTGAAATCCGCACGCACAAGCGCGTGCTCGACATCGTCGACCCCACCCCGCAGACCGTGGACGCGCTCATGAAGCTCGACCTGTCCGCCGGCGTGGACGTCGAGATCAAGATCTAA
- the rplC gene encoding 50S ribosomal protein L3, translating to MRTGVIAKKLGMTRVFADDGAHVPVTVLQLDGCQVVGQRTKERDGYVALQLGAGVKKAKNTAKAQREAFAKAEVEPKAYVTEFRVGEDALLDVGAELSADHFLAGQKVDIQGHTIGKGFAGAMKRWNFGGLRASHGVSISHRSHGSTGQRQDPGRVFKGKKMAGHLGQEVVTTQNLTVVRVDAERGLILIKGAVPGHDGAYVKISDAIKKARPADAPFPGAVKSAAAQPASTPAEEAPAVEATEGGEA from the coding sequence ATGCGCACGGGCGTGATCGCCAAGAAGCTGGGGATGACCCGCGTGTTCGCCGATGACGGCGCGCACGTTCCGGTCACTGTGCTCCAGCTCGACGGCTGCCAAGTCGTCGGCCAACGTACCAAGGAGCGCGACGGCTACGTCGCCCTTCAGCTGGGCGCTGGCGTTAAGAAGGCCAAGAACACGGCCAAGGCTCAACGCGAAGCTTTCGCGAAGGCCGAGGTCGAGCCGAAGGCCTATGTTACCGAGTTCCGCGTGGGCGAAGACGCCCTGCTGGACGTGGGCGCCGAACTGTCGGCCGACCACTTCCTCGCGGGTCAGAAGGTCGACATCCAGGGCCATACCATTGGTAAGGGCTTTGCCGGCGCCATGAAGCGCTGGAACTTCGGCGGTCTGCGCGCGTCGCACGGCGTGTCGATTTCGCACCGCTCGCACGGTTCGACCGGCCAGCGTCAGGATCCGGGTCGCGTCTTCAAGGGTAAGAAGATGGCCGGTCACCTGGGCCAGGAAGTCGTCACCACCCAGAACCTGACCGTCGTCCGCGTCGACGCCGAGCGTGGCCTGATCCTGATCAAGGGCGCTGTCCCGGGTCACGACGGCGCCTACGTCAAGATCAGCGACGCCATCAAGAAGGCCCGCCCTGCGGACGCCCCGTTCCCGGGCGCCGTGAAGTCGGCCGCTGCTCAACCCGCTTCGACGCCGGCTGAAGAAGCTCCGGCCGTGGAAGCGACCGAAGGCGGTGAAGCGTAA
- the rplD gene encoding 50S ribosomal protein L4 has protein sequence MKLSVIKLDGKAAGDVELSDAVFGISDIRGDLLARYVNWQLAKRRAGTHKVQTRNENSRTGKKMYKQKGTGGARHGSRRAPQFVGGSPAFGPVVRDHGFSLPKKVRALALKHALSSKVKAGDLVVVDSVSVKEPKTAALRDTFGKLGWTKALIIAGPEVDANFGLAARNIPHIDVLPNAGLNVYDILRADKLVLTKAAVEAIEARFAEKEAA, from the coding sequence ATGAAACTCTCGGTCATCAAACTCGACGGCAAGGCTGCTGGCGACGTTGAGCTGTCGGACGCCGTCTTCGGCATCTCCGACATCCGCGGCGACCTGCTGGCCCGTTACGTCAACTGGCAGCTGGCCAAGCGCCGCGCCGGCACCCACAAGGTTCAAACCCGCAACGAGAACTCTCGTACGGGCAAGAAGATGTACAAGCAGAAGGGCACGGGCGGCGCCCGTCACGGCTCGCGTCGTGCGCCCCAGTTCGTCGGCGGTTCGCCGGCGTTCGGCCCGGTCGTCCGCGACCACGGCTTCTCGCTGCCCAAGAAGGTCCGCGCCCTGGCCCTGAAGCACGCCCTGTCGTCCAAGGTTAAGGCCGGCGACCTGGTCGTCGTCGACAGCGTCTCGGTCAAGGAGCCGAAGACGGCCGCCCTGCGCGACACCTTCGGCAAGCTGGGCTGGACCAAGGCCCTGATCATCGCGGGTCCGGAAGTCGACGCTAACTTCGGCCTGGCCGCGCGCAACATCCCGCACATCGACGTGCTGCCGAACGCCGGCCTGAACGTCTATGACATCCTGCGGGCGGACAAACTGGTGCTGACCAAGGCCGCCGTTGAGGCGATCGAGGCCCGCTTCGCTGAGAAGGAAGCCGCATAA
- a CDS encoding 50S ribosomal protein L23 — protein MAAAQPTAKHYDTILAPVITEKATILSEQNKVVFRVAGTATKDEIAAAVESLFKVNVLKVNTLVQKGKTKRFRGILGRRVDIKKAIVTLAEGQSIDVTTGL, from the coding sequence ATGGCCGCCGCTCAACCCACCGCCAAGCACTACGACACCATCCTGGCTCCGGTGATCACCGAGAAGGCCACGATCCTGTCGGAGCAGAACAAGGTCGTGTTCCGCGTCGCCGGCACGGCGACCAAGGACGAGATCGCCGCTGCGGTCGAAAGCCTGTTCAAAGTCAACGTCCTCAAGGTCAACACCCTGGTTCAAAAGGGCAAGACCAAGCGCTTCCGGGGCATCCTCGGTCGCCGCGTGGACATCAAGAAAGCGATCGTGACGCTGGCCGAAGGCCAGTCGATCGACGTCACGACGGGGCTCTAA
- the rplB gene encoding 50S ribosomal protein L2 yields the protein MALKHYNPTSPGRRALVLVDRSELHKGRPEKSLTEGLTKSGGRGQGGRIAVRFRGGGAKTLYRKIDFKRRKFDVVGTVERLEYDPNRTAFIALVVYPDGEKTYIIAPQRLHAGDTIVAGEKVDVKPGNAMPLRSMPVGTIIHNVEMKPGKGAQLARSAGAYAQLVGRDQGYAQIRLGSGELRMVLDGCMAVVGAVSNPEHMNQNLGKAGRKRHMGWRPHVRGVAMNPIDHPHGGGEGRTSGGRTPVTPWGKDTKGTRTRKNKATDKFIIRSRHVKKAR from the coding sequence ATGGCTCTGAAGCACTACAATCCGACGTCGCCGGGCCGCCGCGCCCTGGTGCTGGTCGATCGGTCCGAGCTCCACAAGGGCCGTCCCGAGAAGTCGCTGACCGAAGGCCTGACCAAGTCGGGCGGTCGCGGGCAGGGCGGTCGCATCGCGGTCCGCTTCCGCGGCGGCGGCGCCAAGACCCTGTACCGCAAGATCGACTTCAAGCGTCGCAAGTTCGACGTGGTCGGCACGGTCGAGCGTCTGGAATACGACCCGAACCGCACGGCCTTCATCGCCCTGGTGGTCTATCCGGACGGCGAGAAGACCTACATCATCGCTCCGCAGCGCCTGCACGCCGGCGACACCATCGTCGCGGGTGAAAAGGTCGACGTGAAGCCGGGCAACGCCATGCCCCTGCGTTCGATGCCGGTCGGCACCATCATCCACAACGTGGAGATGAAGCCGGGCAAGGGCGCTCAGCTGGCCCGTTCGGCCGGCGCCTACGCTCAGCTGGTCGGCCGCGATCAGGGCTACGCCCAGATCCGTCTGGGCTCGGGCGAGCTTCGCATGGTTCTGGACGGCTGCATGGCCGTTGTCGGCGCCGTGTCGAACCCCGAGCACATGAACCAGAACCTGGGCAAGGCGGGCCGCAAGCGTCACATGGGCTGGCGTCCGCACGTCCGCGGCGTCGCCATGAACCCGATCGATCACCCGCATGGTGGTGGTGAAGGCCGGACCTCTGGTGGTCGTACCCCGGTTACGCCGTGGGGCAAGGACACCAAGGGCACCCGTACCCGCAAGAACAAGGCCACGGACAAGTTCATCATCCGTAGCCGTCACGTGAAGAAGGCTCGCTAA
- the rpsS gene encoding 30S ribosomal protein S19, with protein sequence MARSSWKGPFVDGYLLKKADAAQSSGRKDVIKTWSRRSTILPQFVGLTFGVHNGQKHVPVSVSEEMVGMKFGEFAPTRNFPGHAADKKAKRK encoded by the coding sequence ATGGCCCGCTCCTCCTGGAAAGGCCCGTTTGTCGACGGGTATCTGCTCAAGAAGGCCGACGCCGCTCAATCGTCGGGCCGCAAGGACGTGATCAAGACCTGGTCGCGCCGCTCCACCATCCTGCCGCAGTTCGTCGGTCTGACGTTCGGTGTCCACAACGGCCAGAAGCATGTGCCGGTGTCGGTCTCCGAAGAAATGGTCGGCATGAAGTTCGGCGAGTTCGCCCCGACCCGGAACTTCCCGGGCCACGCGGCGGACAAGAAGGCCAAGAGGAAGTAA